A genomic region of Trifolium pratense cultivar HEN17-A07 linkage group LG3, ARS_RC_1.1, whole genome shotgun sequence contains the following coding sequences:
- the LOC123918851 gene encoding transcription factor MYB20-like: MGRQPCCDKVGLKKGPWTAEEDKKLINFILTNGQCCWRAVPKLAGLLRCGKSCRLRWTNYLRPDLKRGLLSEYEEKMVIDLHAQLGNRWSKIASHLPGRTDNEIKNHWNTHIKKKLKKMGIDPVTHKLLPNAIDQTKCEKQQQLQEQQNQQESSSPIEHDTKVENENDKNKEPQKQETSFESSTINEAKEQDQVMTPLFDSLELMNEFLIEEVPIINSNEILVPCVPSSSSNTTSTSSSSNSNSSNFLEDLLLPDFDWSHNFNVNNNIENNNFNENSNNNINMTLWDDDFIRSWDFVINDDDDGDRKQVFEAPHNQYPKVIMDSEIWAYGMF, encoded by the exons ATGGGAAGACAACCTTGTTGTGACAAAGTTGGTTTGAAGAAAGGACCATGGACTGCAGAGGAAGATAAAAAGCtcataaattttattcttaCTAATGGCCAATGTTGTTGGAGAGCTGTTCCTAAGTTAGCAG GGTTGTTAAGGTGTGGAAAAAGTTGTAGATTGAGATGGACAAATTACCTAAGGCCAGACTTAAAGAGAGGACTTTTATcagaatatgaagaaaaaatggTCATTGATCTTCATGCTCAACTTGGCAATAG ATGGTCTAAAATTGCTTCTCATCTGCCGGGACGAACCGATAATGAGATTAAGAATCATTGGAATACTCACATAAAGAAAAAGCTCAAGAAAATGGGAATTGATCCAGTTACACACAAGTTACTCCCAAATGCAATTGATCAAACAAAATGtgaaaaacaacaacaattgcaagaacaacaaaatcaacaagaaTCTTCTTCACCTATTGAACATGACACaaaagttgaaaatgagaatgacAAAAACAAGGAACCTCAAAAGCAAGAAACATCCTttgaatcatcaacaatcaatgAAGCTAAAGAACAAGACCAAGTTATGACACCACTTTTTGATTCATTGGAACTAATGAATGAGTTCTTAATAGAAGAAGTTCCAATAATAAACTCAAATGAAATTCTAGTTCCATGTGTtccttcatcttcatcaaacacaacatcaacatcatcatcttcaaattcaaattcatctAACTTCCTTGAAGATTTGCTTCTCCCTGATTTTGATTGGTCACATAATTttaatgttaataataatattgaaaataataactttaatgaaaatagtaataataatattaatatgacATTATGGGATGATGACTTTATTAGAAGTTGGGACTTTGTAatcaatgatgatgatgatggtgacaGAAAGCAAGTGTTTGAGGCTCCTCATAATCAGTATCCAAAAGTGATTATGGATTCAGAAATATGGGCCTATGgaatgttttag